From a single Alkalihalophilus pseudofirmus genomic region:
- a CDS encoding peptidoglycan recognition protein family protein, producing the protein MTIRARQMLVSPSKHSLKCPNVMTAEYITYHETANDASANNEISFMINNNNSTGYHYAADDKEVVQGIPINRNAWHCGDGANGTGNRKSIGVEVCYSRSGGERFNKARELGIKFIAQLLHERNWNVNRLKKHQDWNGKYCPHRTLSEGNWNYVVRRVEEELNKLKNGVSSSSPAKPSNSQPAQSTVIKNGDRGDAVKSLQERLNSIGYDCGIADGIFGNATDTAVKHFQRDKGLIVDGIVGQNTLDAITKEENLMKEKIEKLEKELAELKKMITEGNAATPSPWAKDVWDNSVYFDKARPQAMISRQETALVVNRVIANTRKYITDPLEERIAELEKQVK; encoded by the coding sequence ATGACTATTAGAGCTAGACAAATGCTTGTTTCTCCTAGTAAGCATTCGCTTAAGTGTCCAAATGTAATGACTGCGGAATACATAACATATCATGAAACAGCCAATGATGCGTCTGCAAATAATGAGATTAGCTTTATGATTAACAACAATAACTCTACAGGATACCACTATGCTGCAGATGATAAAGAAGTTGTTCAAGGGATTCCCATCAATCGTAATGCTTGGCATTGTGGAGATGGTGCTAACGGAACAGGAAACAGGAAATCTATTGGAGTTGAGGTGTGCTATTCACGCTCAGGTGGAGAGAGGTTTAATAAAGCCAGAGAATTAGGCATTAAGTTCATTGCTCAACTTTTACATGAGAGAAATTGGAATGTAAACAGATTGAAAAAACATCAAGATTGGAATGGAAAATACTGTCCACATCGAACTTTGTCAGAAGGCAACTGGAATTACGTTGTTAGGAGGGTTGAAGAAGAGTTGAATAAACTTAAAAACGGTGTATCATCTTCTTCCCCTGCTAAGCCTTCTAATTCGCAACCTGCTCAATCAACAGTAATTAAGAATGGCGACAGAGGAGATGCTGTCAAGTCTCTACAAGAACGACTTAATAGCATTGGTTATGATTGTGGTATTGCTGACGGAATATTTGGTAACGCAACTGATACAGCAGTAAAGCATTTTCAACGTGATAAGGGATTAATCGTAGATGGTATCGTAGGTCAAAATACATTAGATGCAATTACTAAGGAGGAGAATTTAATGAAAGAGAAAATTGAAAAACTAGAGAAAGAATTGGCTGAATTGAAGAAAATGATTACTGAAGGTAATGCAGCTACACCTAGTCCTTGGGCAAAAGATGTGTGGGATAACTCTGTTTACTTTGACAAAGCGAGACCGCAAGCAATGATTTCTCGTCAAGAGACTGCATTAGTTGTAAATAGAGTGATTGCTAATACTCGAAAATATATTACAGATCCACTTGAGGAAAGAATTGCTGAGTTGGAGAAGCAAGTAAAGTAA
- a CDS encoding phage holin, LLH family → MFLETLSPFLQDIVLALVGLITTLIIAVAVELRKRVLTWIDNRNSIRTQEILHTLAEQSFHLIEAKMKESSSTEKLNEAIYYVSKRAEARGINISTDEVRAEIERVVRELNYKLK, encoded by the coding sequence ATGTTTTTAGAAACTTTATCACCATTCTTACAGGACATTGTATTGGCTTTAGTTGGATTAATTACTACATTGATTATTGCAGTTGCAGTTGAGTTACGAAAGAGAGTTTTAACTTGGATTGATAATCGTAATAGTATTAGAACACAAGAAATTTTGCACACATTAGCAGAACAGAGTTTTCACTTAATTGAAGCCAAAATGAAAGAAAGCTCTTCAACAGAAAAGTTAAATGAAGCTATCTACTACGTCTCGAAACGTGCGGAGGCTAGAGGTATTAATATTTCAACAGATGAGGTTCGTGCGGAAATTGAGCGTGTAGTAAGAGAGTTGAATTATAAATTAAAATAA
- a CDS encoding recombinase family protein → MNIEDVKHIAIYLRISDDKKTSTGKRVENEETLANHREKLVEIAKQKGYTYEIFQEVVTGGHSEIENRPQLQSLLSRIEEFDAISAMELSRLSRNGKISELVMEYCIDYRVFILISDTAIYNLSNEMDALMFRLGSAFSAHERQVIGKRIKNNKIQMTKMGLNASGSVPLGYKRNPETKKLEIDEDAAMIVKYAFQLCQDGYGASKISQALNNLNYKTAKGNRFSTRAVKEMLKIQTYKGNTVYHDYIKVKRKGVVKREIVDTYVIENTHPAIIEPHIFDSVQEERDKRRERYSGGRERDSKKSPPSILKDLIYCKHCGGKMRVSYEHSKKEHLIRKCVKDLAQKDSECVNTGYKSIYVESSLMKNLVGKINKLKSEIDNLSRGNVDQLSEDNSRLKKFIEKQIQILNDEMKGLLKLELKYEMQGMTEIQEEFLKEERQKNLDAKKDLELKLAEIESKIEQPSVKEEINHREDTLKVIEAILSSDLSNQQEAEAVNRYLKMIIKRINYSRVLPEDIAKLGVKNPKRKNYPAEVEIEYF, encoded by the coding sequence ATGAATATTGAAGATGTTAAACACATAGCAATATATCTTCGTATTAGTGATGACAAGAAAACATCAACAGGTAAGCGTGTTGAAAATGAAGAAACACTTGCGAACCATAGAGAGAAGCTTGTAGAAATAGCAAAGCAAAAAGGATATACTTATGAAATATTCCAAGAGGTAGTAACAGGCGGTCACTCTGAAATTGAAAACAGACCGCAACTTCAATCACTCTTAAGCAGAATAGAAGAGTTTGATGCAATATCTGCAATGGAACTTTCTCGTCTATCTAGGAATGGTAAAATATCTGAGCTTGTGATGGAATACTGTATTGACTATAGAGTCTTTATATTAATTTCAGATACAGCGATATATAACCTAAGCAATGAAATGGATGCGCTTATGTTTAGGTTAGGCTCAGCTTTTTCTGCACATGAAAGACAGGTTATTGGGAAGCGTATCAAAAACAACAAAATTCAGATGACTAAAATGGGACTAAATGCTTCTGGAAGTGTTCCACTTGGGTATAAAAGGAATCCTGAAACAAAGAAACTTGAAATAGACGAGGATGCAGCAATGATTGTAAAATACGCATTCCAGCTTTGCCAAGATGGATACGGTGCATCTAAAATAAGCCAAGCACTCAACAATTTAAATTACAAAACAGCTAAAGGAAATAGGTTTAGCACTAGAGCAGTCAAAGAGATGTTGAAAATACAAACATATAAAGGAAACACTGTCTATCATGATTATATAAAAGTTAAGAGAAAAGGTGTAGTAAAAAGAGAGATAGTTGACACATATGTTATTGAAAATACTCATCCAGCTATCATAGAACCACATATATTCGACTCTGTGCAAGAAGAGAGGGACAAGAGAAGAGAAAGGTATAGTGGTGGACGAGAAAGAGATTCTAAGAAATCACCTCCGTCTATACTAAAAGACTTGATTTACTGCAAGCACTGTGGCGGTAAAATGCGTGTATCTTATGAGCACAGTAAAAAAGAACACTTAATAAGAAAATGTGTTAAAGACTTGGCACAAAAAGATTCTGAGTGTGTGAATACAGGATACAAGTCAATCTATGTTGAAAGTTCTCTTATGAAGAATTTGGTAGGAAAAATCAATAAGTTAAAAAGTGAAATAGATAACTTGAGCAGAGGAAATGTCGATCAGTTGAGTGAAGATAACTCTAGATTAAAGAAATTTATTGAGAAGCAAATTCAGATATTGAATGATGAAATGAAAGGATTATTAAAATTAGAATTGAAATATGAGATGCAGGGAATGACAGAAATACAAGAGGAGTTTCTGAAAGAGGAAAGACAGAAGAACTTAGATGCAAAAAAGGATCTTGAGTTAAAGTTGGCTGAAATTGAATCTAAAATTGAGCAGCCGTCTGTAAAAGAAGAGATAAATCATAGAGAAGATACTCTGAAAGTCATTGAGGCTATACTAAGTAGTGATTTATCCAATCAGCAAGAAGCCGAAGCAGTCAATCGCTACTTGAAAATGATAATTAAACGAATAAACTACTCAAGAGTGCTTCCAGAGGATATTGCAAAACTAGGTGTTAAAAATCCTAAAAGAAAGAACTATCCTGCTGAAGTTGAAATTGAATATTTCTAA